The Mesorhizobium sp. AR10 genome includes the window GCGGATGCGCTGACGGTCGAACGGCTGGAGACGCAGTTCGGGCCGTGGGCGGTTGCCGGCCCCGCGCTCGAATACGGCATCCGCGCGCTGGCCGATAGCAGCTGGCAGGCTGGGATGCGCGCGACATTGCAGGCTGAGGCTGAGCGGCTGGACGCCTTGTTCGGCCGCTTCGGCGTTCCGGTCGCCGGCGGTACCACACTGTTCCGCTATCTTGACTTGCCGGACGCCAACGGGCTGTTTTCGGCGCTCGGCGAGCGCGGCATCCTGCTGCGGCATTTCACCGACCGGCCACTTGTGCTGCGCGCCGGGCTGCCGGGAAGTCAGGAGGAATGGCAGCGGCTCGAATCCGCGCTTGCCGGCTGGGCTTCGCAGCGCGACGATGGCGCCAGGGAGATCGTGCGATGATCCATGTCTGTTCGCTGGCAAAAGTCGAGGAAACCGTGGCGAAGACCGGCGCCGAGCGATTGCTTTCCCTGCTGGCCGCTGGAACCGAGGTGGTGCGCCCGGCCTCGATCGCCAGGGAAAACCACCTGCATCTGGTCATGCATGACATTGCGGTGGCGCAGGACGGCATGACCATGCCGGGCGAGGAGCACGTGCGCAACCTGCTCGATTTCGCCCGCCAATGGAATCGTGCGCGGCCGCTGGTGGTGCATTGCTATGCCGGCATCAGCCGTTCGACCGCCTCGGCCTACATCATCGCCGCAGCGCTGTCGCCGAAGCGCGACGAGGTCGAGTTGGCGCAGACGTTGCGTGTGCTGTCGCCCTCGGCGACACCCAACCCGCGGCTGATCGCAGTCGCCGATGCGCTGCTTGATCGCAACGGCCGCATGATCGAGGCGATCGAGGCGATCGGGCGTGGTGCCGACGCTTTCGAAGGAACGCCTTTCGCGCTGAAGATCGACGCCTGACTACGCCAGCCAGTCCGACAGCTTCGCCTTGCGCACGTCTCGCAAGAGGCTGATGAAGCCGTCGGCCTGATGCTCTGATGTCAGCCGGCCCTTTTCGGCGGTGGCAATGCTGGCGTCACCGACCACGCCGTTCGGGTTGAGATCGCTGGCGATCCAGGCGAAGGCGTGCGTTCCGGTGTGGCGCAGGAGCGAAAACTCCTTTTCGGCGCGGGCGACATTGCTGACGAAATTGTCGGCCTTTCCCATGTCGACGAGGTCGGGCCGGAAATGCAGCATCAGCGAGGTCTCGACGTCGCCGCCATGGATGCCGTGGCGATCCTCAAGCTCGGTGTACATGCCGGCCGGTCGGCCAAATCGCTGCCAGCTCGTCTTCACCGCCAGCATTTTTGCGCGGACGCGCAGTTCGCGCGTAACGATGCCCATGATCTCCTCGTTGCCGCCATGCGAATTGACGACGATCAGTTTCCTCAAACCGGCGCGCGCGACCGACAGGCCGAGTTCGGTCCAGGCTTCGACCAGCGTCGTTGCCGGCAAAGTCAGGGTACCTGGCGCGTGCAGATGCTCGTTCGACTTGCCGACTGCCTGTACCGGCAGGATGCGGATGTCGACATCGCCCGGCAGGCGAGCAATCACCGTTTCGAGCATGCCGTTCATGATCGAGGTGTCGGTCGAAACCGGCAGATGCGGGCCGTGCTGCTCGATCGCCGCCAGCGGCAGAACGGCGATCGTCGCTTCCGGATCGATCGTGGCGTATTCGGTGGTCCGGTAGTCGCCCCACCAAACGCGTCTTTTCGCAACGGTCATGTCATGCCTCTTCGATAGACGAGCCAGACCTAGCGCGGGACGATGCGCCTGTCGATTACCCAGCCGCAATGACCTCGATCTCGACCTTGAATTCAGGCCTGGCGAAACCGGAGACGATCATCAGCGTCGAGGCGGGCGCCGGGCTGGCGAAGAGCCGGTCGCGAACGTCCATATAGGGGCGCAGGAAGGCGCGGTCGGTGACATAGGCGTTGATGCGGACAATGTCGGACAGGCTCAGTCCGGCCTCGCTGAGAATCGCTTCGATGTTCCTGAAGCAAAGCTCGGCCTGTGCGCCGGCATCCGCGGGAATCTGATCGTCCGCTGTGATGGCGACCTGGCCCGAACACAGCACCAGCCGCTTGCCGGGCGGCACCTCGACGCCATGGCTGTAGCGGGCGAAAGGCGGCTTGATCGA containing:
- a CDS encoding tyrosine phosphatase family protein, translating into MIHVCSLAKVEETVAKTGAERLLSLLAAGTEVVRPASIARENHLHLVMHDIAVAQDGMTMPGEEHVRNLLDFARQWNRARPLVVHCYAGISRSTASAYIIAAALSPKRDEVELAQTLRVLSPSATPNPRLIAVADALLDRNGRMIEAIEAIGRGADAFEGTPFALKIDA
- a CDS encoding creatininase family protein, translated to MTVAKRRVWWGDYRTTEYATIDPEATIAVLPLAAIEQHGPHLPVSTDTSIMNGMLETVIARLPGDVDIRILPVQAVGKSNEHLHAPGTLTLPATTLVEAWTELGLSVARAGLRKLIVVNSHGGNEEIMGIVTRELRVRAKMLAVKTSWQRFGRPAGMYTELEDRHGIHGGDVETSLMLHFRPDLVDMGKADNFVSNVARAEKEFSLLRHTGTHAFAWIASDLNPNGVVGDASIATAEKGRLTSEHQADGFISLLRDVRKAKLSDWLA
- a CDS encoding RidA family protein; translation: MFRFLTPKSIKPPFARYSHGVEVPPGKRLVLCSGQVAITADDQIPADAGAQAELCFRNIEAILSEAGLSLSDIVRINAYVTDRAFLRPYMDVRDRLFASPAPASTLMIVSGFARPEFKVEIEVIAAG